The following coding sequences are from one Pseudonocardia sp. HH130630-07 window:
- a CDS encoding alpha/beta fold hydrolase codes for MIELVHLGGAPGRPLLVLGPSLGTSAETLWGPAAERLAAHFEVLAWDLPGHGRSPAPEPGAAVTMPTLAAGVRTALDRTDGGARTFHYAGDSVGGAVGLQLLLDAPERVRTATLLCTGASIGTPGSWHERIDTVRHGGTSALVEASAQRWFGPGFLDREPAVGAALLDALAAADDIGYAAVCGALATFDVRHRLGEITTPVLAVAGAHDVATPPDSLAGIASGVRHGDLEVLPGVAHLAPAEAPARVAELVRTHAGRHDREVTVPSS; via the coding sequence ATGATCGAACTCGTCCACCTCGGCGGCGCGCCCGGCCGCCCGCTGCTGGTGCTCGGGCCGTCCCTGGGCACCTCGGCCGAGACGCTCTGGGGCCCGGCGGCCGAACGGCTCGCCGCGCACTTCGAGGTGCTGGCCTGGGACCTGCCCGGGCACGGCCGCAGCCCGGCCCCGGAGCCGGGCGCCGCCGTCACGATGCCGACGCTCGCCGCCGGCGTCCGCACCGCCCTCGACCGGACGGACGGCGGCGCGCGGACGTTCCACTACGCGGGTGACTCGGTCGGCGGCGCCGTCGGGCTGCAGCTGCTGCTCGACGCACCCGAGCGGGTGCGCACCGCGACGCTGCTCTGCACCGGTGCCTCGATCGGGACGCCCGGCTCCTGGCACGAGCGCATCGACACCGTCCGCCACGGCGGCACCTCCGCCCTGGTCGAGGCCTCGGCGCAACGGTGGTTCGGGCCCGGGTTCCTGGACCGGGAGCCCGCGGTGGGTGCGGCCCTGCTCGACGCGCTGGCCGCCGCGGACGACATCGGCTACGCCGCGGTGTGCGGCGCACTCGCGACGTTCGACGTGCGGCACCGGCTCGGCGAGATCACCACGCCGGTGCTCGCCGTGGCCGGTGCGCACGACGTCGCGACCCCGCCGGACTCGCTGGCCGGCATCGCCTCCGGGGTGCGGCACGGCGACCTGGAGGTGCTGCCCGGCGTCGCCCACCTCGCGCCGGCCGAGGCGCCGGCGCGGGTCGCGGAGCTGGTCCGTACCCACGCCGGCCGCCACGACCGTGAGGTCACAGTCCCTTCGTCGTGA